The Candidatus Methylomirabilota bacterium DNA segment ATCCGGAGAACCCGTTCATCCTGGTCAACCACCTCAAGTGCGCGGCCTTCGAGCTGCCCTTCGGCGGGCAGGAGACCTTCGGCGGCGACGTGCGGCCGCACCTCGCCGCGCTCGAGGAGGAGGGCCTGCTCCACCGCGCGGGCGAGCATTTCCACTGGACATCCGAGACGTACCCGGCCGACCACATCTCGCTCCGCACGGTCACCTCCGACAACTTCCTGGTGATCGACACGACGGCGCGCGACGCGAAGCAGGTCAAGCGCCGGCAGATCATCGCCGAGGTGGACTGGAAGAGCGCCTTCACGATGATCTACCCCAAGGCCATCTACATGGTCGAGGGCGAGCCGTTCGAGGTCCAGGAGCTCCACTACCGAGAGGACGAGGAAAAGGTCGCCTACGTCAAGAAGGTCGTGGTGGACTACTTCACCGACGCCATCAGCGCCAAGGGCGTGTGGATGCTCCAGCGGTTCACCCGGCAGGAGACCCCGGGGCTCGTGGCCGAGCAGGGCGAGGTGCTCGTGGCGGAAAAGGTCGTGGGCTTCAAGAAGATCAAGATGGGCACGATGGAGAACGTCGGCTCGGGCGAGGTCGAGCTGCCCCAGCAGGAGATGCAGACGACGGCCGCGTGGCTGACCGTCGCCCCGGCGATGCTCGCCGAGATCTCGCCGCACCGCGATGAGCTTGTTGACGGGCTGCGCGCGCTCGCGCGCCTGCTCCATTCGCTGGCGCCCATCTTCCTCCTCTGCGACATCCGCGACGTCGGCGCGTGGCTCGGCGACGGCACGCCCTCGGCGGAGGGCCAGGTGGTCACGCGCGAGACGATGCGCGCCCAGCTCGTCCAGGGTGACGAGTTCACCCCGACCATCTACCTCTACGATAACCAGCCGGGCGGCATCGGGCTCGCCGAGCGCATCTTCGAGGTCCTGCCTGAGCTGCTCGCGCGCGGCCTCGAGACGCTCGAAAGCTGCGCGTGTCCTGCGGGCTGTCCCTCCTGCGTGGGCCCCGTGAACGAGGTCGGCCGCCGCGCCAAGCCGGTCGCGCTCCACCTGCTCAAGCGGCTCGTCGCTCGTCGCTGAGCGCGTTGCCCGCGTGAGCGACGCCATCCCCGACCTCAGCCGCGTCATCCGGCGGCTCGAGGCCAAGAGCCGGATCAATGTCGCTTCTCGCCAAACGGCCTCGCTCGAGGACCTCCTGGGCGGCGCCGTCGAGGAGACCCCACGCGGGCAGGTGCTGGTTGTTCGCCGGCGCTTCGACGCGGGGCACCGCCACGGCCGCCAGCTTCTTGACGTGGCACGCGGGATGGCCGATGCGCCGCTGGCGCTCTTGGGCCGCAGCGAAGCGCCCGCGGGTCCGAGGCTCTTGTACCTCGACACGGAGACGACCGGCCTCGCGGGCGGCACCGGCACGTATGCCTTCCTCGTCGGGGTCGGCTTCTTCGACGGTGAGGCCTTCGAGGTCCGGCAGTACTTCATGCGCGACCTTGACGAGGAGCCGGCGCTCCTGGCCGCGCTCGAGCCGCTCTTGCGTAGCGTGGACGGGCTCGTCACCTACAACGGCACGAGCTTCGACCTGCCGCTTCTCGAGACGCGCTTCGTGCTGGCGCGTCGGCGCTGGCCCGAGGCCGCGTTTCACCTCGACCTGCTTCCGGCCGCGCGCCGCCTCTGGAGCGCCCGCCTGCCGGACTGCCGCCTCGGCACCGTCGAGCAGCACGCCCTGGGCTTCACTCGTGAGGGGGACCTGCCCGGCGCGCTCATCCCCTCCGTGTATTTCGAGTACCTGCGGCGCAAGGCCCCGGGCGAGCTGCCGCGCGTCTTCGAGCACAACCGCCACGACATCCTCTCGCTGGCCGCGCTCGCGGGCTGGGTGGCCGACGCCGTCGCGCGGGCGCCCGTCCCCGATCTCGGGGCCGAGGAGCTGGCCGGGCTCGGAAGGCTCTGGGAGTCGGCCGATCCCGACCGCGGCGAGGCCTGCTACCGGATGGCGCTCGACCGCGGTCTCGCGAGCCCCGCGCGGGAGCGCCTGCTCGCGCGCCTGGCGTGGCGCGAGAAGCGCCGGTCGCGGTGGGACGCCTCGCGCGTGCTCTGGGAGGCGGCCGCGCGCGGCGCGCGCATCTTCGATTCGCGGCCGTGGGAGGAGATGGCCAAAATCCACGAGCACCGTCTACGCGACCTCGCGGCCGCGCATGCCGTCGTAACGGAAGCCCTCGATCGTGCGCACGCGCACCGGGCGCCGGCGCCGGTGGTGGAGGCGCTCTCGCACCGGCTTGCGAGGCTGTGCAGGCGGCTCGAGCGCGGGCGCCTCACGTAGCCCAGGAGCTTTACAGTCAGCGCCTAGTCAACACCTCGGGGTTGACAGGAGTCGGAGGCGTCTTGCCCTCGAGCACGGCCAGGCAGTTTTCCACTGCCAGGTTGGCCATTTGCAGGCGCGTGTCCGACGAGGCGCTGGCGATGTGGGGCGCCAGGACCACGTTGGGCAAGCCCATCAGCGCCGGATGAACCTCCGGTTCTCTCTCAAAGACGTCGATGCCCGCGCCGGCGATCCACCCCTCTTTGAGCGCCTGCGCCAACGCGGCCTCGTCGACGACTGGGCCCCGCGAGGCGTTGACGAGGTAGGCGGTCTTCTTCATGGTCTTGAGCGACTGGGCATTGATGAGGTGCTGCGTCTCCGGAAGGAGCGGCGTGTGGAGGGTGACGAAGTCCGACTCCCGGAGCAGGGTCGCCGTGTCCGTCCTCGTGGCCCGGAGCTCCCGCTCCGTGGCGGGGTCGGCGGCGACCGCGTCCTGGTAGAGGACACGCATGTCGAAGCCGCGCGCCCGCCGGGCCATGGCACGGCCGATGCGGCCGAAGCCGATGATGCCGAGGGTCTTGCCGTGGATGTCGCCCCCCAGCAGCAGCATGAACTCCCACTGCGTGAACTTGCCTTCGCGGACGTAGCGGTCCGCTTCGACCACCCGCCGGGCCGTCGCCATGAGGAGCGTCCAGGCGAAATCGGCCGTGGTCTCCGTGAGGACGTCGGGAGTATTCGTGATGACAACGCCGCGCTTGGTCGCCTCCGCCACGTCGATGTTGTTGAAGCCGACGGCCACGTTGGCCACGACCTTGAGATCCGGGCAGGCGGCCAGGAGCGGGGCGTCGATGGCATCGGTGATGAGGCAGACGAGGCCCTGGCGGCCCTTGAGCCTCGCGATGAGCTCGGTCCGCCCGAGCGGCTTGTCAGCCTCGTGGAGATCCACCACGGCCCGGCTCCGGGCGCGGGCTACCGCCTCTTCAGGGAGTATGCGAGATATCAGGATGGAAGGCTTCGGGATCGGTGATGCCATGTGGTCTCCGTATAAGATATTGAGTGG contains these protein-coding regions:
- a CDS encoding ribonuclease H-like domain-containing protein, whose product is MSDAIPDLSRVIRRLEAKSRINVASRQTASLEDLLGGAVEETPRGQVLVVRRRFDAGHRHGRQLLDVARGMADAPLALLGRSEAPAGPRLLYLDTETTGLAGGTGTYAFLVGVGFFDGEAFEVRQYFMRDLDEEPALLAALEPLLRSVDGLVTYNGTSFDLPLLETRFVLARRRWPEAAFHLDLLPAARRLWSARLPDCRLGTVEQHALGFTREGDLPGALIPSVYFEYLRRKAPGELPRVFEHNRHDILSLAALAGWVADAVARAPVPDLGAEELAGLGRLWESADPDRGEACYRMALDRGLASPARERLLARLAWREKRRSRWDASRVLWEAAARGARIFDSRPWEEMAKIHEHRLRDLAAAHAVVTEALDRAHAHRAPAPVVEALSHRLARLCRRLERGRLT
- a CDS encoding D-glycerate dehydrogenase; translated protein: MASPIPKPSILISRILPEEAVARARSRAVVDLHEADKPLGRTELIARLKGRQGLVCLITDAIDAPLLAACPDLKVVANVAVGFNNIDVAEATKRGVVITNTPDVLTETTADFAWTLLMATARRVVEADRYVREGKFTQWEFMLLLGGDIHGKTLGIIGFGRIGRAMARRARGFDMRVLYQDAVAADPATERELRATRTDTATLLRESDFVTLHTPLLPETQHLINAQSLKTMKKTAYLVNASRGPVVDEAALAQALKEGWIAGAGIDVFEREPEVHPALMGLPNVVLAPHIASASSDTRLQMANLAVENCLAVLEGKTPPTPVNPEVLTRR